AGAAAACAcatatgccaatattttaaaggtGCAATAAATTCATAGGCCTGTTAGACTGATATGGAACCCATGCAGGATATTGGAGTAGCTAGTAAAGAACTCAGTTAACAATGCAATATAATCAAAGTAATTAAACCTGAGTTGAGAGTAAATTGATGCTGTGAAATTAAGCATCCCTGAGTGATGATCTTTTGTGCCTTGACAGATGGAGACTGTgactggaaaagagaaggaaaaccaGTCCAGCATAAAGGAGTTTCTCCTCCTAGGATTTCCTGGCAATCAGGATGTGCAGATCTCTCTGTGTGTGGTATTTACCGTTACGTACATCCTGACTGTAACAGGAAATATTACCATCATAGCCCTGGTTGGGAGCCACTCTCACCTCCAAACGCCCATGTACTTTTTCCTTTCCAACCTGTCCTTCCTAGAAGTCTGGTAcaccacagcctgtgtccctAAAGCCATTGCTATTTTCCTGGGGAAAAGCAGAACCATCCCCTTTCCTAGCTGCATCCTGCAGATGTATTTTATTTCCTCCTTGGGCTGCACAGAATTTTTCCTCTTGACtgtcatggcctatgaccgctaccTGGCCATTTGCTACCCATTGCACTACAGCACAATTATGAACAAAACAAGGTCTGCACAGCTGGCTTTTGCATGCTGGGTGGCTGGTTTCCTGGTTATTTCTGTCCCAGCTTCAATTCTAGTCAGCTTGTCCTTCTGTGAGTCTTACGCCATCAATCATTTCTATTGTGGTATAGATTCCTTAGTGGTTCTCTCCTGCTCAGATACCTTGGTGTTTCAGTGGGTAGTTTTCATCATAGCCATGATTGTAATCCTTGGATCATTTCTGATAACCCTGGTCTCTTACATTTCCATCATTTCCACCATCGTGAAGATCCCATCAGAGCAAGGCCGGCAAAAGGCTTTTTCCACTTGCTCTGCCCATTTCATGGTGGTGATTATGTGGTATGGCTCCAACATCTTCCTGTACGTCAAATATTCCAAGGAGAATGCCCTGGAAATCAACAAGATTGTCAATACTTTGAGCACTATTATAACTCCACTGTTAAACCCTTTTATTTACACTCTGAGAAATAAAGAGGTGAAGGACGCTTTATGGAACATATTGAAGGGGACAGGAAGTTGGTTTTGAATGTCTCCATACTCATTGGGTTTGACTATCAGCTGGTGCTGATGTTCAAGAAAACCTTCCTAGTTGTCGGGTTGggtaaacactgaaataaattgcttagggatgttgtggactctccatcattgaCTATATTCAGCATCAGGTTATATAGACACCTACCTTTTCATGATCTGTTTCATGAGGCCCTATGACAGCCTCCTCGACTCCACGCAGGATCTCTTCAACAACTGTCTCACCCGAGCACACAAGCAGGCAGAGTGTGACTTCGACCATCTGAAGGCCTGGTGCCGGTTATCTCCTCCCTCACTCACCTGGATGTGTTGGAGCACAAAGTCCCTAAAGTTGTGGGGATGTGCTGTGCCATCCACAATGGTGTagagagcaagggtgaggctgtTGTGTCAGGGTGGG
The window above is part of the Carettochelys insculpta isolate YL-2023 chromosome 32, ASM3395843v1, whole genome shotgun sequence genome. Proteins encoded here:
- the LOC142004847 gene encoding olfactory receptor 6F1-like, translating into METVTGKEKENQSSIKEFLLLGFPGNQDVQISLCVVFTVTYILTVTGNITIIALVGSHSHLQTPMYFFLSNLSFLEVWYTTACVPKAIAIFLGKSRTIPFPSCILQMYFISSLGCTEFFLLTVMAYDRYLAICYPLHYSTIMNKTRSAQLAFACWVAGFLVISVPASILVSLSFCESYAINHFYCGIDSLVVLSCSDTLVFQWVVFIIAMIVILGSFLITLVSYISIISTIVKIPSEQGRQKAFSTCSAHFMVVIMWYGSNIFLYVKYSKENALEINKIVNTLSTIITPLLNPFIYTLRNKEVKDALWNILKGTGSWF